The Coffea arabica cultivar ET-39 chromosome 8e, Coffea Arabica ET-39 HiFi, whole genome shotgun sequence genome window below encodes:
- the LOC113703292 gene encoding kelch repeat-containing protein At3g27220: MGRPTAAIAKQHKTTAAKKLLLPCIIGLLGFALIADLLWAASSPSPASSSSAPVIVISHSPFPNHTHSAAAPFKDKDAADKHVKTNQRLLSATFSDLPAPLLEWEKMAPAPVPRLDGAAIQIGHLLYVFAGYRTIDYVHSHVDIYNFTDNTWGGRFDMPKEMAHSHLGMVTDGRYIYVVTGQYGPQCRGPTARTFVLDTQTKQWSNMPPLPLPRYAPATQLWRERLHVMGGSKENRHTPGLEHWSIAVKDGKALEEEWRTEVPIPRGGPHRACVVVDDRLYVIGGQEGDFMAKPGSPIFKCSRRNEVVYGDVYMLDDDMKWKVLPPMPKPDSHIEFAWKIVNNSIIIVGGTTEKHPETKKITLVGEVFQFQLDTLKWSVVGKLPYRVKTTLVGFWNGWLYFTSGQRDRGPDDPAPRKVIGEMWRTKLRL, encoded by the exons ATGGGGAGGCCAACGGCAGCTATCGCCAAGCAGCATAAAACCACCGCCGCCAAGAAATTGCTGTTGCCCTGCATAATAGGCCTACTGGGTTTTGCTCTAATCGCAGATCTACTTTGGGCCgcttcttctccttctcctgCCTCCTCCTCCTCTGCGCCCGTCATCGTCATCTCCCATTCTCCCTTCCCCAATCACACCCATTCCGCTGCTGCTCCCTTCAAG GACAAGGACGCTGCTGACAAACATGTAAAGACCAATCAGAGGTTACTATCAGCTACCTTTTCTGATTTGCCAGCTCCCCTCTTGGAATGGGAGAAGATGGCCCCTGCCCCCGTCCCTCGTCTTGACGGTGCTGCCATTCAGATCGGCCATCTCCTTTATGTCTTTGCCGGATACAGAACCATTGATTAT GTGCATTCTCATGTGGACATTTACAACTTTACCGACAATACATGGGGAGGAAGGTTTGATATGCCTAAAGAGATGGCCCATTCACATTTGGGTATGGTAACAGATGGGAGGTATATTTATGTAGTTACTGGGCAATATGGCCCTCAGTGTAGAGGGCCTACTGCACGAACATTTGTGCTTGACACACAGACGAAGCAGTGGAGCAACATGCCTCCTCTACCTCTCCCTAG GTATGCACCTGCAACTCAACTCTGGAGGGAAAGACTACATGTGATGGGTGGCAGCAAAGAGAATCGTCATACACCTGGATTAGAGCATTGGAGTATTGCGGTAAAAGATGGCAAAGCTTTAGAGGAGGAGTGGCGGACTGAGGTTCCCATACCCCGTGGTGGACCTCACAG GGCTTGTGTCGTGGTTGATGATCGATTGTATGTCATAGGCGGTCAAGAGGGTGATTTTATGGCAAAGCCTGGGTCTCCTATTTTTAAGTGCTCTCGCAGGAATGAG GTTGTCTATGGTGATGTTTACATGCTGGATGATGATATGAAGTGGAAGGTCTTACCGCCTATGCCAAAGCCTGATTCACACATAGAGTTTGCTTGGAAAATTGTGAATAATTCAATCATTATTGTTGGAGGCACAACAGAGAAGCACCCTGAAACAAAGAAGATTACGCTTGTTGGAGAAGTATTCCAGTTTCAGTTAGATACACTG AAATGGTCAGTCGTGGGAAAGCTTCCTTATCGAGTGAAAACTACTCTTGTTGGCTTTTGGAATGGATGGTTGTACTTCACTTCTGGACAACGAGACAGGGGACCTGATGATCCAGCACCAAGGAAGGTCATTGGGGAAATGTGGAGAACTAAGTTACGCTTATGA